Proteins from a single region of Erythrobacter sp.:
- a CDS encoding ABC transporter permease, whose protein sequence is MSLPLSAAWGIARRDLNARFRGLRLLLVCIFLGTAALAAIGTLTAAIESELASSGQELLGGDLEVEVWQRDLKPDEMAALEKYGEVSGGFRLQAMASTPEAAAPIELKAVDAKWPMFGTLTLADGRETGAPSGTDAWIAETALERLGLKLGDSFKVGTITLRAAGVIKDEPDRLSEGFQLGPTVIVAEDVPAAAGLLQPGALYQSKHRVAFTDAANDPESVEETLTKAFPDAGFDIRTRDRASPGADRFVRQMSDFLTLVGLASLVIAGIGIAGGVSSYLDQRRSSIATLKVLGATSGDIVRIYAMQIGVAALAGSVAGLAAGILVTPLLASALQGLLPVESGFIISAPALLLAGAYGLLVAFTFAAAPLLRARTFPAMALMRSGIVPLSRDKRALIATGLGLGAIAALALLTTAQPMLSGGFLLGAGGALVLLAGLGWAIQTTARRLPRPANPLLRSAIANIHRPGAPTASLVTALGFGLAAFVLLAAVQSAIDGNIQQRVPQEAPDYFVLDVPRDKEPRFFELVQADFPKAAIRTVPTMRGAVLAYGPKDTMIRVADLKELPEGAWGLRGERGLTYADTIPQGNRLVAGEWWSPFHRGEPLVSVDARLAEAAGLKVGDYITVGILGVERTARIANLREIDWESMGFNFILVFSRNAISDAPHNLSATIDLPEQVDSAARGRLLRGLVKELPSSSVIEVGGILIEARNLLQQVSLATLAAAAVTVLAGLAVLLGAIAAARAARTYDTVMLRVLGASRRQILLLQLAEYGLLAGVLALVALALGGGLAWVVITQLFEFDWLPDWSQVLAVLGLGVGLVLAFALGGSLPLLRAKPARALREL, encoded by the coding sequence ATGAGCCTCCCGCTCTCCGCCGCCTGGGGGATTGCCCGGCGCGATCTCAACGCCCGGTTCCGCGGCCTGCGCCTGCTCTTGGTGTGCATCTTCCTCGGCACGGCGGCTCTGGCGGCGATCGGCACCCTGACCGCCGCGATCGAGAGCGAGCTGGCATCGTCGGGTCAGGAGCTGCTCGGCGGCGATCTCGAAGTCGAGGTGTGGCAGCGCGACCTCAAGCCCGACGAAATGGCCGCGCTGGAGAAGTATGGTGAGGTTTCGGGCGGGTTCCGTCTGCAAGCAATGGCGAGCACGCCCGAGGCGGCTGCGCCGATTGAATTGAAGGCGGTGGATGCCAAGTGGCCGATGTTCGGCACCCTGACGCTGGCCGATGGCCGCGAAACGGGTGCACCGAGCGGCACGGATGCGTGGATTGCCGAAACGGCACTCGAACGGCTCGGGCTCAAGCTTGGCGACAGCTTCAAGGTCGGCACCATCACCTTGCGCGCAGCAGGCGTGATCAAGGACGAGCCGGATCGCCTGTCCGAAGGCTTCCAGCTCGGCCCGACGGTGATCGTGGCCGAAGACGTGCCCGCCGCTGCCGGTCTGCTACAACCGGGCGCGCTCTACCAGTCCAAGCACCGGGTCGCCTTTACCGATGCCGCAAACGATCCGGAAAGCGTGGAAGAGACGCTCACCAAGGCCTTCCCCGATGCCGGCTTCGACATCCGCACGCGTGACCGCGCCTCGCCCGGCGCAGACCGCTTCGTGCGGCAGATGAGCGATTTCCTGACGCTGGTGGGCCTTGCCTCGCTGGTGATTGCGGGGATCGGGATTGCCGGCGGCGTGTCCTCCTATCTCGATCAGCGCCGCTCCAGCATCGCGACCCTCAAGGTTCTGGGCGCGACCTCGGGCGACATCGTGCGCATCTATGCCATGCAGATTGGTGTCGCCGCGCTGGCAGGCAGTGTCGCGGGGCTTGCAGCGGGCATTCTGGTAACGCCGCTGCTGGCGAGCGCCTTGCAAGGCCTGCTGCCGGTCGAGAGCGGGTTCATTATCTCAGCGCCAGCCCTGCTGCTGGCGGGAGCCTATGGCCTGCTGGTGGCCTTCACCTTTGCCGCAGCGCCCCTGCTGCGCGCGCGGACCTTTCCGGCGATGGCGCTGATGCGGTCGGGCATCGTGCCGCTCTCGCGCGACAAGCGGGCGCTGATCGCCACGGGCCTGGGCCTTGGCGCGATTGCCGCGCTGGCCCTGCTGACGACAGCGCAGCCGATGCTCTCGGGCGGATTCCTGCTCGGCGCGGGCGGCGCGCTGGTGCTGCTCGCCGGGCTTGGCTGGGCAATCCAGACCACCGCGCGCCGCCTGCCGCGCCCCGCCAATCCGCTGCTCAGGAGCGCAATTGCCAATATCCACCGCCCCGGCGCGCCGACCGCCTCGCTGGTGACGGCATTGGGCTTCGGGCTTGCCGCCTTCGTGCTGCTCGCCGCCGTCCAGAGCGCGATTGACGGCAATATCCAGCAGCGCGTGCCCCAAGAGGCGCCCGACTACTTCGTGCTCGACGTGCCGCGCGACAAGGAGCCGCGCTTCTTCGAACTGGTGCAGGCCGACTTCCCCAAGGCGGCCATCCGCACCGTGCCGACCATGCGCGGCGCGGTGCTCGCCTATGGGCCGAAGGACACAATGATCCGCGTCGCCGATCTGAAAGAGCTGCCCGAGGGCGCATGGGGCCTGCGCGGCGAGCGCGGGCTGACCTATGCCGACACCATCCCGCAGGGCAACCGGCTGGTGGCGGGCGAATGGTGGAGCCCGTTCCATCGCGGCGAACCGCTGGTCTCGGTCGATGCGCGGCTGGCCGAGGCGGCGGGGCTCAAGGTCGGCGACTACATCACCGTCGGCATCCTCGGGGTCGAGCGCACCGCGCGCATCGCAAACTTACGCGAAATCGACTGGGAGAGCATGGGGTTCAACTTCATCCTCGTCTTCAGCCGCAATGCGATCAGCGATGCGCCGCACAATCTCTCCGCCACGATCGACTTGCCAGAGCAGGTGGACAGCGCCGCGCGCGGGCGCTTGCTGCGGGGACTGGTGAAGGAACTCCCTTCAAGCTCGGTGATCGAGGTGGGCGGTATTCTGATCGAGGCGAGGAACCTGCTCCAGCAGGTCAGCCTTGCGACCCTTGCGGCGGCGGCGGTGACGGTGCTGGCAGGGCTTGCCGTGCTGCTCGGCGCGATTGCTGCGGCGCGGGCGGCGCGCACCTATGACACGGTCATGCTGCGGGTGCTGGGCGCGAGCCGGCGGCAGATCCTGCTGCTGCAACTGGCCGAATACGGCCTGCTGGCGGGCGTGCTGGCGCTGGTGGCGCTCGCGCTTGGCGGCGGGCTGGCGTGGGTGGTGATCACCCAGCTGTTCGAATTCGACTGGCTGCCTGACTGGAGCCAGGTGCTGGCCGTGCTCGGCCTTGGCGTCGGGCTGGTGCTGGCCTTCGCGCTGGGCGGATCGCTGCCGCTGCTGCGGGCCAAGCCGGCACGGGCGCTGCGCGAGCTATAA
- a CDS encoding DUF805 domain-containing protein — translation MEWMILPFKRYADFEGRSRRMEFWMFQLLNALVAAVLAGPFFVALIGASLANVDDPAATEAAVAELFAGGMGLSAIGVGLYGLYVLAALIPSIAVTVRRLHDRDMSGWWYLGLTLASLIPLIGFVCSIALFVLMVLPGTSGSNRFGADPKDPYAEDVFA, via the coding sequence ATGGAATGGATGATTTTGCCGTTCAAACGGTATGCCGATTTCGAAGGCCGTTCGCGGCGCATGGAATTCTGGATGTTCCAGCTGCTCAACGCGCTGGTCGCGGCGGTGCTGGCCGGGCCGTTCTTCGTCGCCCTGATCGGCGCAAGCCTTGCCAATGTCGATGATCCTGCCGCGACCGAGGCTGCGGTGGCCGAGCTGTTCGCGGGAGGGATGGGCCTTTCTGCGATCGGTGTGGGGCTCTACGGGCTCTACGTGCTCGCTGCGCTGATCCCCTCGATTGCGGTGACCGTGCGCCGGCTGCATGACCGCGACATGTCGGGCTGGTGGTATCTCGGCCTGACGCTGGCGAGCCTCATCCCGCTGATCGGCTTTGTCTGCAGCATCGCGCTGTTCGTGCTGATGGTGCTGCCGGGCACCAGCGGCTCCAACCGCTTCGGCGCGGACCCGAAGGATCCTTACGCCGAGGACGTCTTCGCCTGA
- the recF gene encoding DNA replication/repair protein RecF (All proteins in this family for which functions are known are DNA-binding proteins that assist the filamentation of RecA onto DNA for the initiation of recombination or recombinational repair.) — MGLSKISLENFRNHAATTLGETAHFNLLVGENGAGKTNLLEAISLLGPGRGLRRANLADLARKAAPGADPLPFAIGASLIEQGTVSARLGTYTEAGAPGRRLVRVNSAAATAASLAEWLALSWLTPAMDGLFTDSAGARRRFMDRMALAIAPDHARRVNALETALRERGRLLDNGGDARWLDAVEAQAAEHGAAVSTTRAELVARLADELSALPPEPFARPALTYRPGGPSDEGSLRAELARGRPRDRAAGRALTGPQRDELEVVMASTRQPAASCSTGEQKAMLIAITLAHGILASAGRPSVLLLDEVAAHLDPVRRTELFRRLRQGRAQVWMTGTELAPFDAIRAEAAIWRVSGGSVERV; from the coding sequence ATGGGCCTCAGCAAAATCAGCCTCGAAAACTTCCGCAACCACGCGGCCACGACGCTGGGCGAGACCGCGCATTTCAATCTGCTGGTGGGCGAGAACGGCGCAGGAAAAACCAACCTGCTCGAAGCCATCTCGCTGCTCGGCCCCGGACGCGGCCTCAGGCGGGCCAATCTCGCCGATCTGGCGCGAAAGGCAGCTCCGGGCGCCGATCCCCTGCCCTTCGCCATCGGTGCCAGCTTGATCGAGCAAGGCACGGTCTCGGCGCGGCTCGGCACCTATACCGAGGCAGGCGCACCCGGACGGCGGCTGGTCCGCGTCAACAGCGCGGCCGCCACCGCAGCGAGCCTTGCCGAATGGCTCGCGCTTTCGTGGCTCACTCCGGCGATGGACGGGCTCTTCACCGACAGCGCGGGCGCGCGGCGGCGCTTCATGGATCGCATGGCGCTCGCCATCGCGCCCGATCATGCGCGGCGCGTCAATGCGCTGGAGACGGCCCTGCGCGAACGCGGGCGGCTGCTCGACAATGGCGGCGATGCGCGCTGGCTGGATGCGGTGGAAGCACAGGCAGCTGAGCACGGCGCCGCCGTCAGCACCACTCGCGCCGAGCTGGTGGCACGGCTGGCCGACGAGCTCTCCGCCCTGCCCCCCGAACCCTTCGCGCGGCCCGCTCTCACCTATCGCCCTGGCGGTCCGTCCGACGAAGGCTCTTTGCGCGCCGAACTGGCCCGGGGTCGCCCGCGTGATCGCGCTGCCGGACGTGCGCTCACCGGCCCGCAGCGCGACGAACTAGAGGTGGTGATGGCGAGCACCCGCCAGCCGGCCGCCTCCTGCTCGACCGGCGAACAGAAGGCGATGCTGATCGCGATTACCCTCGCCCACGGCATCCTTGCCTCGGCGGGCCGCCCGAGCGTGCTGCTGCTCGATGAAGTTGCCGCCCACCTCGATCCGGTCCGCCGCACCGAGCTGTTCCGCCGCCTGCGTCAGGGGCGCGCGCAGGTGTGGATGACGGGGACCGAGCTTGCCCCCTTCGATGCAATCCGCGCCGAAGCGGCGATCTGGCGGGTCAGCGGCGGGAGCGTCGAGCGGGTTTAG
- a CDS encoding ABC transporter ATP-binding protein — MTSPSLAISARNLTLTLGSSAAPVTILRGIDLDIPHGAVVALLGPSGSGKSSLMAVLSGLERASGGSLTVAGADFTGLDEDGLAAARRGRIGIVLQAFHLLPTMTAAENVATPMELAGMDNAAPRAIAELEAVGLGHRTGHYPTQLSGGEQQRVAIARATAPRPELIFADEPTGNLDAATGEEIINLLFARRAETGATLLIITHDASLAARCERVLTMADGVIVSDTAN, encoded by the coding sequence GTGACAAGTCCCTCTCTCGCAATCTCCGCCCGCAATCTCACCCTGACACTCGGCAGCAGTGCCGCGCCGGTCACGATCCTGCGCGGTATCGACCTCGACATACCCCACGGCGCGGTGGTTGCGCTGCTCGGCCCCTCGGGCTCGGGCAAGAGCTCGCTGATGGCGGTGCTATCCGGCCTCGAACGCGCCAGCGGGGGAAGCCTGACAGTGGCGGGGGCGGATTTCACCGGCCTCGATGAAGACGGCCTTGCCGCCGCGCGCCGGGGGCGGATCGGGATCGTCTTGCAGGCCTTCCACCTGCTGCCGACGATGACCGCGGCCGAGAATGTCGCCACTCCGATGGAGCTGGCGGGCATGGACAATGCCGCCCCGCGCGCGATTGCCGAACTCGAAGCGGTCGGCCTTGGCCATCGCACCGGGCACTATCCCACCCAGCTTTCGGGCGGCGAGCAGCAGCGCGTCGCCATTGCGCGCGCCACCGCGCCGCGCCCGGAACTGATCTTCGCCGATGAGCCGACCGGCAATCTCGATGCCGCAACCGGCGAGGAGATCATCAACCTCCTGTTCGCCCGCCGCGCCGAGACCGGAGCAACGCTGCTGATCATCACGCATGATGCATCGCTCGCGGCGCGCTGCGAGCGGGTGCTGACCATGGCCGACGGGGTGATCGTCTCGGACACGGCGAACTGA
- a CDS encoding arylesterase → MHKRGWSNIGMVCTIALMLAACSGEAEDAAPAPAAEAAAEAALPAIPVMGPERRILAFGDSLFAGYGLKDGESYPARLEAALRAKGVNAKITNAGVSGDTSAAGAQRLAFTLDAQKEKPDLFILELGGNDLLRGISPDQTKANIGQMLAELKKRGIPVLVMGMRSPPNYGPEYQAQFDALYRDLAKDYGARLIPFWLEDIYREPDLFQNDNIHPTAAGIERLVAATMGDVEGALPKAE, encoded by the coding sequence ATGCACAAGCGCGGTTGGTCGAATATCGGGATGGTTTGCACGATTGCGCTGATGTTGGCAGCGTGCAGCGGCGAGGCAGAGGATGCCGCGCCCGCGCCCGCAGCAGAGGCGGCGGCCGAGGCTGCCTTGCCCGCGATTCCCGTGATGGGTCCCGAACGCCGCATCCTCGCCTTCGGTGACAGCCTGTTTGCAGGCTATGGCCTCAAGGACGGGGAAAGCTACCCGGCGCGGCTGGAAGCGGCCCTGCGCGCCAAGGGGGTGAATGCGAAAATCACCAATGCCGGCGTATCGGGCGATACCAGCGCGGCAGGCGCGCAGCGGCTCGCCTTCACGCTCGATGCCCAGAAGGAAAAGCCCGATCTGTTCATTCTCGAATTGGGCGGCAATGATCTGCTGCGCGGCATTTCGCCCGATCAGACCAAGGCCAATATCGGCCAGATGCTCGCCGAGCTGAAAAAGCGGGGCATTCCGGTGCTGGTGATGGGCATGCGCTCGCCCCCCAATTACGGGCCGGAATATCAGGCCCAGTTCGATGCGCTCTACCGCGATTTGGCGAAGGACTATGGCGCGCGCCTGATCCCCTTCTGGCTCGAGGACATCTACCGCGAGCCGGACCTGTTCCAGAACGACAATATCCACCCCACCGCAGCTGGCATCGAACGGCTCGTGGCCGCGACCATGGGGGATGTGGAAGGGGCGCTGCCCAAGGCGGAGTGA
- a CDS encoding PspC domain-containing protein: protein MNNVTRNSDGKPPRAGFRLDKTNGKVFGVCAGIGDYFGIDAMLVRVGFVAATLLGFGSPILIYLAVALIAD, encoded by the coding sequence ATGAACAACGTCACCCGCAATTCCGATGGCAAGCCGCCCCGCGCTGGCTTCCGCCTCGACAAGACCAACGGCAAGGTCTTCGGCGTCTGCGCCGGGATTGGCGACTATTTCGGCATCGATGCCATGCTGGTGCGCGTCGGCTTTGTTGCCGCGACACTGCTCGGCTTCGGCAGCCCGATCCTGATCTACCTCGCGGTCGCCCTGATCGCGGACTAA
- a CDS encoding SDR family oxidoreductase, whose translation MAGRVAGKMALVTGGAQGLGRAHCIRLAQEGARVLATDINGAGAEETAAIINAEMGAGTAFGMAHDVTDPAQWEAAVDAAREHLGGLNVLVNNAGIGVPGNIEACTFSDWQRCFDINVNSIFHGCQKALPLMREHAPGSIINISSIAGLIASDTMPAYNASKAAVWMLSKSIALHCAKKQMNIRCNSVHPTFVDTPILDGTARAASLEKDVLLEKLARQIPLKFVGEPNDIANAVLYLASDESRFMTGAELKLDGGISAM comes from the coding sequence ATGGCAGGACGGGTAGCGGGCAAGATGGCCCTGGTGACGGGCGGCGCACAAGGCCTCGGCCGCGCGCATTGCATCCGCTTGGCGCAGGAAGGCGCGCGGGTGCTGGCGACCGACATCAATGGCGCAGGAGCCGAAGAAACTGCGGCGATCATCAATGCCGAAATGGGCGCCGGCACAGCCTTTGGCATGGCGCATGACGTAACCGATCCGGCCCAGTGGGAAGCCGCCGTGGACGCCGCGCGCGAGCACCTCGGCGGGCTCAATGTGCTGGTGAACAATGCCGGGATCGGCGTGCCGGGCAATATCGAGGCCTGCACCTTCAGCGATTGGCAGCGCTGCTTCGACATCAACGTCAATTCGATCTTCCACGGCTGCCAGAAGGCCCTGCCGCTGATGCGCGAACACGCGCCGGGATCGATCATCAACATCTCCTCGATCGCGGGCCTGATCGCGAGCGACACCATGCCCGCCTATAACGCCAGCAAGGCGGCGGTGTGGATGCTGTCGAAGTCGATCGCGCTGCACTGCGCGAAGAAGCAGATGAACATCCGCTGCAATTCGGTGCATCCGACCTTCGTCGATACGCCGATCCTTGATGGCACCGCGCGGGCGGCATCGCTCGAAAAGGATGTGCTGCTGGAAAAGCTCGCGCGCCAGATCCCGCTGAAATTCGTGGGCGAGCCCAACGACATCGCCAATGCGGTGCTCTATCTCGCCAGCGACGAAAGCCGCTTCATGACGGGGGCGGAGCTGAAACTGGATGGCGGCATCAGCGCCATGTAA
- a CDS encoding enoyl-CoA hydratase — protein MYAIETGNRLFAAAFSILVSAAFFAYAIVPATPGLVA, from the coding sequence ATGTACGCCATCGAAACCGGCAACCGCCTCTTCGCCGCCGCCTTCTCGATCCTCGTTTCGGCTGCCTTCTTCGCTTACGCCATCGTGCCCGCCACCCCTGGCCTGGTTGCCTGA
- a CDS encoding enoyl-CoA hydratase translates to MFGSDNSARFASAAFAVILTVASFAYASLPASPGMIA, encoded by the coding sequence ATGTTCGGCTCTGACAACTCCGCCCGCTTCGCCTCTGCCGCCTTCGCCGTTATCCTGACGGTTGCCAGCTTCGCCTATGCGAGCCTGCCCGCCAGCCCCGGCATGATCGCCTGA